The nucleotide window GCTGGCCGTGCTGCTGGCGGCGGTTGTCGTGGTTCCGGGGCGCGAGCGGTTGGCGCGGGTCGCGCTGCAAGAGGCCGAGAGCCGCGGCCAGAACACACTGCGCCTTGCCGTTGCCGGCCTGCGCGGCGAGCTGGCGCGGTTCGAGCGCCTGCCGCAGCTGATCGCGCAGCAGGACCGGATCGCCGAGGCCGTCCGGCCTGATGCTCCTCCGCCCAGCCTCGACCTTGCCAACCGTTACCTGAACGAGGTGAACCGGCTGCTGGGGTCGTCGGACATCTATGTGATGCGCCCCGATGGTCGCACCGTGGCGGCCAGCAATTTCAACCAGCCGGCGCCGTTCAACGGCCAGAATTTCGGCTACCGCCCCTATTTCACCGAGGCACTGGCGGGGGGCGAGGGCCGATTCTTCGGGCTTGGCACCACCTCGCGCAAGCGGGGCTATTACTTTGGCGCGCCGGTCCGCCGCGGGGCCGAGGTGCTGGGGGTGGTGGCGCTGAAGATCGACGTGGATGCGCTGGAGGATGCCTGGCGGGCCGCGGATTACGAGATCATCGTGACCGATCCGCAGGGGATCGTGTTCATGGCCAGCCGCCTGGCCTGGCATTTCGGCACGCTTGCGCCGCTGAGCGCGGAGGCCCAGGCCGAGGTGGCCGCGACCCGGCGCTATGACGGCAACCCGCTGACGCCGCTGCCGCTGACCGCAGCGGGCGCGTTTCAGGGGCATGACCTGCTGCGCCTGACCGAGGCGGAGGGCACCCGCGAGTTCATGGTACTGTCCGAGGATATGCCGCGCGAAGGCTGGACGGTGAATGTGCTGATGGATACCGCCTCGGCCCGGGCGCAGGCCTGGACAAGCACGCTGGCTTCGCTGCTGGCGGTCGGGCTGGCGACGCTGGGGCTGGCGGTCTATCTGCAGCGCCGCGGCCGAATGCACGAGCGGCTGCAGATGCAGCGGGAGGCGCAGGCGCAGCTGGAGCATCGGGTGGCCGAGCGCACGCGCGAGCTGGACGAGCTGAACGCGCGGCTGCGCGGCGAGGTGGCCGAGCGGCGGGCGACCGAGGCCGAGCTGCGCCGCACCCACAGCCGGCTGATCCAGTCGGGCAAGCTGGCGGCGCTTGGGCAGATGTCGGCGGCGCTGTCGCATGAGTTCAACCAGCCGCTGGGGGCGCTGCGCAACTTTGCTGACAATGCGCTGGCCTATATCGACCGCGGCCGCGTGCCCGAAGCGCGCGAGAATATCGGGCGGATCCAGGGGCTGGTGGAGCGGATGAGCGGGATCAGCCGCACCCTGCGCAACTTTGCCCGCAAGCCGAACCGGCATCTGGGCGCCGTCGATGTGCACGCGGTCTGGGCCGATGCGTGCGAGGTGATCGACTGGCGGCTGCGCGGCACCGGCGTGGCGCTGGAGGTGGATCTGGGCCCGCCGCCGCTGCAGGTACAGGGCGGGCCGGTGCGGCTGCAGCAGGTTCTGGTCAATTTGGTGACGAACGCCATCGACTCGCTGGAGGGGCGCGCGGACGGGCGGGTTCTGGTGGCGGCGGCGGCAGAGGCCGGCGCAGAGCTGGGGGGCCGGGTGCGGATCACCGTCACCGACAATGGCCCGGGCGTGGCGCCGGGGCTGGCGGAGCGGATCTTCGATCCGTTCTTCACCACCAAGGGCGTCGGGCGGGGGCTTGGTTTGGGGTTGTCGATTTCCTACAATATCGTCAAGGACTTCGGCGGCGATCTTCGCGTAACGGACGCGCCCGGTGGCGGCGCCTGCTTCGAGATCGTGCTGCCGGTGCCGGCGGTGGGCTGCCTGCCCGCGGAAGAGGGAGACGAAGACATGGGCGCGGCATGAGCGGCGGGCGTATCCTTCTGGTCGATGACGAGGCCGACATGCTGCTGTCGACCAGCCAGACGCTGGATCTGGCGGGGTTCGAGGTGGAGGCGTTTTCCAGCGTGCAGCCGGCGCTGGATCTGGTCAGCTTCGGGTTTCGCGGCATCGTCATCACCGATATCCGCATGCCGGGGATGGACGGGCTGAGCCTGATGCGGCGGATCCATGACATCGACCCGGAAATCCCGGTGATCCTGGTGACGGGGCATGGCGATGTGCAGCTTGCGGTGCGCGCGATGCGCGAGGGCGCGCATGACTTCGTGGAAAAGCCCTTCGACGGCTCGCAACTGGCCGAGATCACCGCGCGGGCACTGGCCTACCGGCGGGTGGTGCTGGAAAACCGGGTGCTGCGCGCCGCGGCGGGGCAGGTGGATGATCTGGAAACCCGGCTGGTAGGGCGGACGAACCCGATGGTCGACCTGCGCCGCCGGATCCGCACCATCGGGCCGACCGATGCCGATGTGCTGATTATCGGCGAGACCGGATCGGGCAAGGAGGTGGTGGCGCGGGCGCTGCATGACCAGTCGCCCCGCGCCAACAAGTCGTTCATCGCCATCGACTGCGCCGCCCTGCCCGCCAACCTGATTGAATCGGAGCTGTTCGGGCATGAGGCGGGCGCCTTTCCCGGCGCGTTGCGCCCGCGCTTTGGCAAGTTCGAACATGCCCAGGGTGGCACCATCTTGCTGGACGAAATAGGTTCGATGCCGATCGACCTGCAGGGCAAGTTCCTGCGCGTGGTGCAGGACCGGGTCATCACCCGGCTTGGCTCGCATGAGATTCGCCCGCTCGATGTGCGTTTCATCGCCACCTCGCGCAGCCCGCTGGAGGGAGAGGTGGCGGCGGGACGGTTCCGCGCCGACCTGCTCTATCGGCTGAACGTGGTGACGCTGGCGGTGCCGCCGCTGTCGGCACGACGCGAGGATGTGCAGCTGCTGTTCATCAAGCTGGTGCAGGAGGCCGCCTCGCGGCATCGGCGCGACCCGGTGCCGGTACCGCCGCAGCTGCTGGAAGAGATCGCCCGCCGCGACTGGCCCGGCAATGTGCGCGAGCTGCGTAATGCCGCCGACCGCCACGCGCTTGGCATCGCGCTGCAGCCTGCGGAGCGGCCTTTGGCCTCGCATAGGCTGGCCGACCGGGTGACGGGGTTCGAGCGCGAGGCGATTGTCGCGGCGCTGGCAGCACATGGCGGGCGGCTGAAGCCGGTCTATGAATCGCTCGGCCTGTCGCGCAAGACGCTGTACGAAAAGATGCAGAAACACGGGATCGACAAGGCACAGTTCGGGGTGCATCCCGAGGACGGCGCCGAGGAATAGGCCCGGAGCAGGCGGGCATGGGAGGATTTCCACCCACCCGGCGGCGGAGATGTTACCGTATCCACCCATTTCTGCAGCGCAGAGCAGAGTTTCGTTAACGGAATGGCTTCGCGGTTGTTGCGCGGGAGACCCCGCACGGGTCTCTTTCATGCGTCTGGTCGCCGGGCTTGGCTCTGCGACCTGCCACAGAAGCATTGGGAGGAAATCCATGCGCATTCTTACTGCCGCCGCCGTTGCGGCGAGCCTTGCCCTGTCCGTTTCGGGCGCTGTTGCGCAAGATCGGGCCGACTGGCCCTCGAGCCTGACCATCGGCACGGCAAGCCAGGGCGGCACCTATTTCATCTATGGCACCGGCCTTGCCGGGCTGATTACCCAGAAGCTGGGGATCAACACCTCGGCCGAAGTGACCGGCGGTCCGACCCAGAACGCGACGCTGGTCGAGACCGGCGACCACCAGATCGCCCTGCTGACGATGGGCCCTGCCTATGAGGCCTGGATCGGCAAGAGCGAGCTTGCGCCGGGGCTGGAGCACAAGAACATGCGGGCACTGTTCCCGATGTATCAGACCCCGTTCGAGGCGGTGGCGCTGAAATCCTCGGGCATCTCGGACGTGGCGGGCATGGACGGCAAGCGTGTCTCTGTCGGCCCGGCCGGCGGCACGGCGGCTGCCTATTGGCCGCGGTTCTTCGAGGTTCTGGGCGTGTCGCCCGATGTCAGCTTCTCGGGCGCCAATGACGCGACCGGGCAGGTGAAAGACGGCCTGATCGACGCCTTCGCCTTTGCTGCCGGGGTGCCGATCTCGGCCTTCGCGCAGATCGCCGCCGAGAATGAGGTGAACATCTTCGGCTTTACCGAAGAGCAACGCGCCCAGATCCTGGAGGCGATGCCGGAAGTTGCGGCCTTCGACGTGCCGGGCGGGCTGTATCAGGGCTTCCCCGAAGGCCACGGCACCGTGGCCATGTGGAACTTTGCCGTTGCCACCGCCGATATGCCGGAAAGCCTCGCCTACGAAATCACCAAGATGGTGATGGAGAACAACGAGGCGATGATGCAGATCCACGCCACGGCCGCCGAAACGCTTCCCGAGAACGCCGACAAGAACAGCTTCCTGCCGTTCCACCCCGGCGCGGTGAAGTATTTCGACGAAGCGGGCATTGCGATCCCGGACGAGCTGCGCGGCTGACCGGCGCTGCCGCGGCCTTCGCCGCGGTGACAGTTCCTGGCGGCGGTCCCTTGCGGGGGGCCGCCGCATCCGTGGCCCAGGAGGCCTGAAGCCTGCCCCCCGCTTTTCCAGTCAAACCGGCGCTGTCCTGCGCCACCCGACGTTTTGGAGAGACCCATGTCACATCCCTCTGCCCTGCCGC belongs to Frigidibacter mobilis and includes:
- a CDS encoding sensor histidine kinase, whose amino-acid sequence is MRYQGDMVDLPTRLAPAALRPLRLPRWGALLLLAVLLAAVVVVPGRERLARVALQEAESRGQNTLRLAVAGLRGELARFERLPQLIAQQDRIAEAVRPDAPPPSLDLANRYLNEVNRLLGSSDIYVMRPDGRTVAASNFNQPAPFNGQNFGYRPYFTEALAGGEGRFFGLGTTSRKRGYYFGAPVRRGAEVLGVVALKIDVDALEDAWRAADYEIIVTDPQGIVFMASRLAWHFGTLAPLSAEAQAEVAATRRYDGNPLTPLPLTAAGAFQGHDLLRLTEAEGTREFMVLSEDMPREGWTVNVLMDTASARAQAWTSTLASLLAVGLATLGLAVYLQRRGRMHERLQMQREAQAQLEHRVAERTRELDELNARLRGEVAERRATEAELRRTHSRLIQSGKLAALGQMSAALSHEFNQPLGALRNFADNALAYIDRGRVPEARENIGRIQGLVERMSGISRTLRNFARKPNRHLGAVDVHAVWADACEVIDWRLRGTGVALEVDLGPPPLQVQGGPVRLQQVLVNLVTNAIDSLEGRADGRVLVAAAAEAGAELGGRVRITVTDNGPGVAPGLAERIFDPFFTTKGVGRGLGLGLSISYNIVKDFGGDLRVTDAPGGGACFEIVLPVPAVGCLPAEEGDEDMGAA
- a CDS encoding sigma-54-dependent transcriptional regulator, producing the protein MSGGRILLVDDEADMLLSTSQTLDLAGFEVEAFSSVQPALDLVSFGFRGIVITDIRMPGMDGLSLMRRIHDIDPEIPVILVTGHGDVQLAVRAMREGAHDFVEKPFDGSQLAEITARALAYRRVVLENRVLRAAAGQVDDLETRLVGRTNPMVDLRRRIRTIGPTDADVLIIGETGSGKEVVARALHDQSPRANKSFIAIDCAALPANLIESELFGHEAGAFPGALRPRFGKFEHAQGGTILLDEIGSMPIDLQGKFLRVVQDRVITRLGSHEIRPLDVRFIATSRSPLEGEVAAGRFRADLLYRLNVVTLAVPPLSARREDVQLLFIKLVQEAASRHRRDPVPVPPQLLEEIARRDWPGNVRELRNAADRHALGIALQPAERPLASHRLADRVTGFEREAIVAALAAHGGRLKPVYESLGLSRKTLYEKMQKHGIDKAQFGVHPEDGAEE
- a CDS encoding TAXI family TRAP transporter solute-binding subunit; this translates as MRILTAAAVAASLALSVSGAVAQDRADWPSSLTIGTASQGGTYFIYGTGLAGLITQKLGINTSAEVTGGPTQNATLVETGDHQIALLTMGPAYEAWIGKSELAPGLEHKNMRALFPMYQTPFEAVALKSSGISDVAGMDGKRVSVGPAGGTAAAYWPRFFEVLGVSPDVSFSGANDATGQVKDGLIDAFAFAAGVPISAFAQIAAENEVNIFGFTEEQRAQILEAMPEVAAFDVPGGLYQGFPEGHGTVAMWNFAVATADMPESLAYEITKMVMENNEAMMQIHATAAETLPENADKNSFLPFHPGAVKYFDEAGIAIPDELRG